In the genome of Syngnathoides biaculeatus isolate LvHL_M chromosome 14, ASM1980259v1, whole genome shotgun sequence, one region contains:
- the tyw5 gene encoding tRNA wybutosine-synthesizing protein 5: METQKKIPVPVFTEVNRDVFLRNIYPARKPAVLRGVCLGPCVDKWTVDYLAQKGGAKEVKIHVSSVPQMNFLQKNFVYRTLPFDEFVKRTSEEKHADFFLCEHESYYLRSLGEDVRKEPADLCKQFPELAEDFHIPDFFEPDQFFSSVFRISSCRLQLWTHYDVMDNLLAQVTGRKRVVLYSPQDALHLYLTGDKSEVLEIDSPDMNSYPEFVKAARYECVLEPGDLLFIPALWFHNTLALQFGVGVNVFWRQLPADSYDKKDAYGNKDPVAASRALQGLERALRCLDELPTDYRDFYGRRMIQRIQDRTFSECQ; this comes from the exons AACCGGCCGTGCTAAGAGGCGTGTGTCTGGGTCCCTGTGTGGACAAGTGGACCGTGGACTATCTTGCCCAGAAAGGAGGCGCCAAAGAAGTGAAAATCCACGTCTCCAGTGTGCCGCAGATGAACTTTCTTCAAAAGAACTTTGTGTACAG GACTCTTCCATTCGATGAGTTTGTGAAGAGGACCTCTGAGGAGAAACACGCCGACTTCTTCTTGTGCGAG CACGAGAGCTATTACCTTCGTTCCCTTGGAGAAGATGTCCGAaag GAACCTGCTGATTTGTGCAAGCAGTTCCCTGAGCTCGCAGAGGACTTTCACATCCCGGATTTCTTTGAGCCCGATCAGTTCTTCTCCAGCGTGTTCCGGATCAGCTCCTGCCGTCTACAGCTTTGGACGCACTACGAC GTGATGGATAACCTTCTGGCTCAGGTGACGGGGAGGAAGCGAGTGGTCCTTTACAGTCCCCAGGATGCATTGCACCTATACTTGACAG GTGACAAATCTGAGGTCCTGGAGATTGACTCACCGGACATGAACTCGTATCCAGAGTTTGTGAAGGCAGCGAGATACGAGTGCGTGCTGGAGCCGGGAGATCTGCTCTTTATTCCCG CCCTGTGGTTCCACAACACCCTGGCGCTACAGTTCGGCGTGGGTGTCAACGTGTTCTGGCGCCAGCTACCTGCCGACAGCTACGACAAAAAGGACGCGTACGGCAACAAAGACCCCGTTGCCGCCAGCCGAGCCCTCCAAGGCCTGGAGAGGGCGCTGCGCTGTCTCGACGAACTGCCAACCGACTACCGAGACTTTTACGGTCGCCGCATGATTCAGCGAATCCAGGACCGAACGTTCTCTGAGTGTCAATGA